The proteins below come from a single Cystobacter ferrugineus genomic window:
- a CDS encoding sensor histidine kinase: MASPPPPDLRTSERQFTRSVLAGLCLLGLVAVAGPLLSYRGDVLEMREQFRSRLEREGRVYAEALGLHIQLLKSELSRVAMGVGPELQEGRAIEDMQDLTAPDIGLFRQGLLLLDVSGTVRWSEPLSRIPSDVLRGREWFQRILQHPAPVVDALEPGSSTFVVAVPVVRERRTLGMLVGLIDASTGLPGSRSLSRHLELAVLNREGDIFLPSRPPPWATTPSLARKVDALLARGGQEVETAQGTLFAWATVVPGTELRLVLAADETTTVAAIRERLLAQLLVLAGLQVGTLLLFSLHWRRVYRLFLEMERRAAEKETMAALGSAAGLIAHEVKNSLNGLKVATGMLTPGEEQAFAVRALRGQIDRLAHLATSLLHFGNPPRVQRIPVDLPHLVREVLEGLRVLPEAEEVHLTAHLPEALDIQGDPLLLATALDNLVRNAMEAAVAAKDLGRLTTPEVSVRVRQEEDHAVVDVEDNAGGPPEGFEARLFEPFVTSKPKGVGLGLSMTRRAVEQQGGRVSFTRIPGGSRFTVILPPPDAAPPADSQEPPHERPPALHR, translated from the coding sequence ATGGCGAGCCCCCCTCCCCCTGATCTGCGCACCTCCGAGCGGCAGTTCACCCGCTCGGTGCTCGCGGGCCTGTGCCTGCTGGGCCTCGTCGCCGTGGCGGGGCCCCTGCTGTCCTACCGCGGGGACGTCCTGGAGATGCGCGAACAGTTCCGCTCGCGGCTGGAGCGTGAGGGGCGGGTGTACGCCGAGGCCCTCGGCCTGCACATCCAACTGCTCAAGTCGGAGTTGTCCCGCGTGGCCATGGGCGTGGGTCCCGAGTTGCAGGAGGGCCGCGCCATCGAGGACATGCAGGATCTCACCGCGCCCGATATCGGCCTCTTCCGACAGGGCCTCCTCCTGCTGGATGTCTCGGGCACGGTGCGCTGGAGCGAACCGCTCTCGAGGATCCCGAGCGACGTGCTGCGCGGGCGGGAGTGGTTCCAGCGCATCCTTCAGCACCCGGCGCCCGTCGTGGACGCGCTCGAACCGGGCTCCTCCACCTTCGTCGTCGCCGTGCCCGTGGTGCGCGAGCGCCGCACGCTGGGGATGCTCGTCGGGCTGATCGACGCCAGCACGGGACTGCCCGGCTCGCGCTCCCTGAGCAGGCACCTGGAGCTGGCGGTACTCAACCGGGAGGGAGACATCTTCCTGCCCTCTCGGCCGCCCCCCTGGGCCACCACGCCGAGCCTCGCCAGGAAGGTGGACGCACTGCTGGCTCGGGGCGGTCAGGAGGTGGAGACGGCCCAGGGCACGCTGTTCGCCTGGGCCACGGTCGTGCCGGGCACGGAGTTGCGGCTGGTGCTGGCCGCGGACGAGACGACCACCGTGGCCGCCATCCGCGAACGGCTGCTCGCGCAACTGCTCGTGCTCGCGGGGTTGCAGGTGGGCACCCTGCTGCTCTTCAGCCTGCACTGGCGGCGCGTCTACCGCCTCTTCCTGGAGATGGAGCGGCGCGCGGCGGAGAAGGAGACGATGGCGGCGCTCGGCTCGGCCGCGGGCCTCATCGCCCACGAGGTGAAGAACTCGCTCAACGGCCTCAAGGTGGCCACCGGCATGCTCACGCCCGGAGAGGAGCAGGCCTTCGCGGTGCGCGCCCTGCGCGGGCAGATCGATCGGCTCGCGCACCTGGCCACCTCGCTGCTGCACTTCGGCAACCCCCCGCGCGTGCAGCGCATCCCCGTGGACCTGCCGCACCTGGTGCGCGAGGTGCTCGAGGGCCTGCGCGTGCTGCCCGAGGCCGAGGAGGTGCACCTCACCGCCCACCTGCCCGAGGCGCTCGACATCCAGGGAGATCCGCTGCTGCTGGCCACCGCGCTGGACAACCTGGTGCGCAACGCCATGGAGGCGGCCGTGGCCGCCAAGGACCTGGGACGGCTCACGACGCCCGAGGTGAGCGTGCGCGTGCGTCAGGAGGAGGACCACGCCGTGGTGGACGTGGAGGACAACGCGGGCGGCCCTCCCGAGGGCTTCGAGGCGCGGCTCTTCGAGCCCTTCGTCACCTCCAAACCCAAGGGCGTGGGACTCGGGCTGTCCATGACCCGGCGCGCGGTGGAGCAGCAGGGAGGCCGCGTCTCTTTCACGCGCATTCCCGGCGGCAGCCGATTCACGGTGATACTGCCCCCACCCGACGCCGCCCCTCCGGCCGATTCCCAGGAGCCGCCCCATGAGCGCCCCCCTGCTCTTCATCGATGA
- a CDS encoding AAA family ATPase: MRQTRPEEMMFERLELHHVGPAPELVFEFARRLNLLTGDNGVGKTFLLDVAWWALTRTWTGHPAAPHREPGLKPRISFQFEGKYKSINSSSDYDFQAQAWTLKEGRPPNPGMVLYARVDGSFSVWDPARNYWRNAPSRGVNAPDRPPAYLFGPQQVWDGLEQDGKYLCNGLIRDWASWQGRNGEPYRQLLQALAALSSSEQEPLVPGELTRISLEDVRDMPTLRTGYGQEVPVVYASAGVRRIISLAYLLVWTWQEHLQASRLLNQDVTRSIIFLIDEVEAHLHPRWQRTVLRSLLRVMGALTGSEDVQVQVIAVTHSPLLLASMEPLFDAQQDALWHLNLKNQRVVLEREEWHRRGDANSWLISDVFELGEPRSLEAEQAMQHAEALMESPDVQPEEFSRVRNELRASLPDVDPFWLRWRFWARGAGLEK, from the coding sequence GTGCGCCAGACGCGCCCGGAGGAGATGATGTTCGAGAGGCTGGAACTCCACCACGTCGGACCAGCACCGGAACTCGTCTTCGAATTCGCCAGGCGACTCAACCTCCTCACGGGTGACAACGGGGTGGGAAAGACCTTCCTCCTCGATGTCGCTTGGTGGGCATTGACCCGGACCTGGACTGGCCATCCCGCGGCACCCCACCGGGAGCCTGGGCTCAAGCCACGCATCTCCTTCCAGTTCGAGGGGAAGTACAAGTCCATCAACAGTTCGAGCGACTATGACTTCCAGGCGCAAGCCTGGACCCTCAAGGAGGGTCGGCCGCCCAACCCGGGAATGGTGCTCTACGCGCGAGTCGATGGCTCCTTCTCGGTCTGGGATCCCGCTCGCAACTACTGGCGCAATGCACCCTCAAGGGGCGTAAACGCGCCAGACCGCCCCCCCGCCTATCTCTTCGGACCCCAACAAGTGTGGGATGGCCTGGAGCAGGACGGCAAGTACCTGTGCAATGGGCTGATCCGAGACTGGGCCTCCTGGCAGGGCCGCAATGGCGAGCCTTATCGACAGCTCCTGCAGGCCCTGGCCGCCTTGTCCTCCTCCGAGCAGGAACCACTCGTTCCAGGCGAACTGACCCGTATCAGCCTGGAGGACGTGCGGGACATGCCGACGCTGCGCACCGGGTATGGCCAGGAAGTGCCGGTGGTGTACGCGTCCGCGGGAGTCCGGCGCATCATCTCGCTGGCCTACCTGCTCGTCTGGACCTGGCAGGAGCACCTGCAGGCCAGCCGCCTGCTCAACCAGGACGTCACCCGGTCCATCATCTTCCTGATCGACGAGGTGGAAGCACATCTGCACCCGCGCTGGCAGCGCACCGTCCTACGCTCCTTGCTGCGCGTCATGGGGGCACTCACGGGTTCCGAGGACGTCCAGGTCCAGGTCATCGCGGTGACCCACTCGCCGCTCCTGCTGGCGTCGATGGAGCCACTGTTCGATGCCCAGCAGGACGCGCTGTGGCACCTGAACCTCAAGAACCAGCGCGTGGTCCTCGAGCGAGAGGAGTGGCACCGCCGTGGAGATGCGAACTCCTGGCTCATCTCCGATGTCTTCGAGCTGGGCGAGCCCCGTTCCCTGGAAGCGGAACAGGCCATGCAACATGCCGAGGCGCTGATGGAAAGCCCGGACGTCCAGCCAGAGGAGTTCTCGCGGGTTCGCAATGAACTCCGTGCCAGCCTGCCGGATGTGGACCCGTTCTGGCTGCGCTGGCGCTTCTGGGCCCGGGGGGCGGGACTCGAAAAATGA
- the yhbY gene encoding ribosome assembly RNA-binding protein YhbY: protein MPLTGKQRRQLRALGHHLEPVVIVGQAGVSEGVIAAVAQALHDHELIKVKINEGPEDRHEAAEKLVQGTGAELAQLLGRTVLLFKKRDEDSKFEKL from the coding sequence TTGCCGTTGACCGGAAAGCAGCGCCGCCAGCTTCGCGCGCTGGGACATCACCTCGAACCCGTGGTCATCGTGGGCCAGGCGGGCGTCAGCGAGGGCGTCATCGCCGCCGTGGCCCAGGCGCTCCACGATCACGAACTCATCAAGGTGAAGATCAACGAGGGCCCGGAGGATCGCCACGAGGCCGCCGAGAAGCTCGTCCAGGGCACCGGCGCCGAGCTCGCCCAGCTCCTGGGCCGCACCGTGCTGCTCTTCAAGAAGCGGGACGAGGACTCGAAGTTCGAGAAGCTCTGA
- a CDS encoding sigma-54-dependent transcriptional regulator has translation MSAPLLFIDDDRAFSSLGAAALQREGYAVTLARSLHEARAALTRLTPALVVLDRRLPDGDGLTFLPELKAQAPGAAVVMVTAHGDIASAVDAVRAGAADYVAKPVELADLVLRARRALDTGRLKDRLAAAEAELSGRRRLVPPASAAMQRVFAALERIAASPRSAVMLLGETGTGKEMLARHLHALSSPGDDAPFVHVNCAALPEQTVESELFGHEKGAFTDARTARRGLVEVAHGGTLFLDEVGELPLGLQAKLLTFLDSGRFRRLGGTTEHSSSARIVAATHRDLPGLMARGEFREDLWFRLGVFRIDIPPLRERPEDILPLAEGILADLRRELGRRGASIGPRARARLAAYAFPGNVRELRNLLERALVMEPGPELELDVLEGTRPVPAGAPVASPSEANAFVLSGPPRALEEVERAYTRWVLEQMGGRRMEAAKVLGLSYPTFLKRLGEGT, from the coding sequence ATGAGCGCCCCCCTGCTCTTCATCGATGATGACCGGGCCTTCTCGTCACTGGGCGCGGCGGCGCTGCAGCGCGAGGGCTACGCCGTCACCCTGGCGCGCTCGCTGCACGAGGCCCGCGCCGCGCTCACGCGCCTCACGCCCGCCCTGGTGGTGCTCGACCGGAGGCTGCCGGATGGAGACGGCCTCACCTTCCTGCCCGAGCTCAAGGCCCAGGCGCCCGGCGCGGCCGTGGTGATGGTGACGGCGCACGGAGACATCGCCAGCGCGGTGGACGCGGTGCGCGCGGGCGCGGCGGACTACGTGGCCAAGCCCGTGGAGCTGGCGGACCTGGTGCTGCGCGCGCGCCGGGCACTGGACACGGGCCGCTTGAAGGATCGGCTGGCCGCGGCCGAGGCCGAGCTGTCCGGACGGCGCCGGCTCGTGCCCCCCGCGTCGGCGGCCATGCAGCGGGTGTTCGCGGCGCTCGAGCGCATCGCCGCCTCGCCTCGCAGCGCGGTGATGCTGCTGGGGGAGACGGGCACGGGCAAGGAGATGCTCGCGCGCCACCTGCACGCGCTGTCCTCCCCGGGCGACGACGCCCCCTTCGTCCACGTCAACTGCGCGGCCCTGCCCGAGCAGACGGTGGAGAGCGAGCTGTTCGGGCACGAGAAGGGCGCCTTCACCGACGCGCGCACCGCGCGCCGGGGGCTGGTGGAGGTGGCGCACGGGGGCACGCTCTTCCTCGACGAGGTGGGCGAGCTGCCCCTGGGCCTGCAGGCCAAGCTGCTCACCTTCCTCGACTCGGGCCGCTTCCGGCGCCTGGGCGGCACCACGGAGCACTCCAGCAGCGCGCGCATCGTGGCCGCCACCCACCGCGACCTGCCGGGCCTCATGGCGCGCGGCGAGTTCCGCGAGGATCTGTGGTTCCGCCTGGGTGTCTTCCGCATCGACATCCCGCCCCTGCGCGAGCGCCCCGAGGACATCCTCCCGCTCGCCGAGGGCATCCTCGCCGACCTGCGCCGGGAGCTGGGGCGCCGGGGCGCTTCGATTGGGCCTCGCGCCCGCGCCCGGCTCGCCGCCTACGCCTTTCCCGGCAACGTGCGCGAGCTGCGCAACCTCCTCGAGCGCGCCCTGGTGATGGAGCCCGGCCCCGAGCTGGAGCTGGACGTGCTCGAGGGCACCAGGCCCGTGCCGGCCGGAGCCCCGGTGGCGAGTCCCTCCGAGGCGAACGCCTTCGTGCTCTCCGGACCGCCTCGCGCCCTGGAGGAGGTGGAGCGCGCCTATACCCGCTGGGTGCTGGAGCAGATGGGCGGCCGGCGCATGGAGGCGGCCAAGGTGCTCGGCCTCTCCTACCCCACCTTCCTCAAGCGGCTGGGCGAGGGGACATGA
- a CDS encoding neutral/alkaline non-lysosomal ceramidase N-terminal domain-containing protein — MSVSWRQRLRALVPMTLLTLGCAYALASWNWCGRWGEGEPALVGQARAGGPLKAGAARVALAPPYPVVVAGYGLPLPEAAGASLPPQARAVVLAAGDMKVGLVSLELMLVPDALVAAVRERTASLGLGAVVVVATHTHSSFGGYDARPVAQLGGTGRFREASLKAAVEGASEALRQAASQLTDVSLEVGQSHEPGLVRSRSGGESPDGSLTRAVLRGERGPVAELLLFASHPTLVPRKRDVVDPDWPGRVSQLREAEGGVTLILQGASGNATAVWAGSEGLETVDGYARAVAELAARATPVPVERPELGFARVEVALPRPDASRLVPWYARAAGDNFLCASSARRTEVGALRLGPLEWLLVPGEPTVAAGSSLARRTGARDVLGLADGYVGYVETSEAVQAREGEARRQYFGATLLERLGAGAELAARAAGFTP, encoded by the coding sequence ATGTCTGTTTCGTGGCGACAACGGCTGCGCGCCCTGGTTCCGATGACCCTGCTGACCCTGGGGTGCGCCTATGCGCTCGCGTCCTGGAACTGGTGTGGACGCTGGGGAGAGGGCGAGCCCGCGCTGGTGGGCCAGGCGCGTGCCGGGGGTCCTCTGAAGGCCGGGGCGGCCCGGGTGGCCCTGGCTCCGCCCTACCCGGTGGTGGTGGCCGGTTATGGACTGCCGCTTCCCGAGGCGGCCGGGGCGAGCCTGCCTCCTCAGGCGCGCGCGGTGGTGCTGGCCGCGGGAGACATGAAGGTAGGGCTGGTGTCGCTCGAGCTGATGCTGGTGCCCGATGCGCTCGTGGCCGCGGTGCGTGAGCGGACCGCGAGCCTGGGGCTCGGCGCGGTGGTGGTGGTGGCCACGCACACGCACTCCTCCTTTGGTGGGTATGACGCCCGGCCGGTTGCCCAGCTCGGCGGGACGGGGCGCTTTCGCGAGGCGTCGCTGAAGGCGGCGGTGGAGGGGGCGAGCGAGGCCCTGCGCCAGGCGGCCTCCCAGCTCACCGATGTCTCCCTGGAGGTGGGGCAGTCACACGAGCCTGGACTGGTGCGCTCGCGTTCGGGAGGCGAGTCCCCGGATGGAAGCCTGACGCGCGCGGTGCTGCGCGGCGAGCGGGGACCCGTGGCGGAGCTGCTGCTGTTCGCCTCGCACCCCACGCTGGTGCCGCGCAAGCGCGACGTGGTGGATCCAGACTGGCCCGGGCGCGTGAGTCAGCTCCGCGAGGCGGAGGGCGGGGTGACGCTCATCCTCCAGGGGGCGAGTGGCAACGCCACGGCGGTGTGGGCGGGGAGCGAGGGGCTGGAGACGGTGGACGGGTACGCGCGGGCCGTGGCGGAGCTGGCGGCGCGGGCGACCCCGGTGCCGGTGGAGCGCCCGGAGCTGGGCTTCGCGCGGGTGGAGGTGGCGCTGCCGAGGCCGGACGCCTCGCGGCTGGTGCCTTGGTATGCCCGGGCGGCGGGAGACAACTTCCTGTGTGCCTCGTCCGCGCGCCGCACCGAGGTGGGGGCGCTGCGGCTGGGGCCGCTCGAGTGGCTGTTGGTGCCGGGTGAGCCCACGGTGGCGGCGGGCTCTTCCCTGGCGCGGCGCACGGGCGCCCGCGACGTGCTGGGCCTGGCGGATGGGTACGTGGGCTACGTGGAGACGTCCGAGGCCGTGCAGGCGCGCGAGGGCGAGGCTCGCCGCCAGTACTTCGGGGCCACGTTGCTGGAGCGGTTGGGCGCCGGGGCGGAGCTGGCCGCGCGGGCGGCGGGCTTCACCCCGTGA
- the purF gene encoding amidophosphoribosyltransferase yields MCGIFGIVGHPEASNLAYLGLHALQHRGQESAGIVASDGERLRAHLAMGHVADIFTAPVIESLPGGAAIGHVRYSTAGGSRLKNAQPLSVEYVGGQMSVAHNGNLVNAEELRKSLEADGAIFQSDADTEVIIHLIARSKKATFEDKVVEALSRVKGAYSLLFLTEKKLVAVRDPFGFRPLVLGRLKNSWVLASETTALDLIEAEFIRELEAGEMVVIDEDGLRTSNPFPPSRLGRCIFEHVYFAKPDSVLFGTSVYETRKELGRQLAREQPVPGADLVIAVPDSGVPAAIGYSQASGIPYDVGLIRSHYVGRTFIEPQQSIRHFGVKLKLSAVRQVLKGKRVVVVDDSIVRGTTSRKIVKMLKAAGAVEVHLRISSPPTQWPCYYGIDTPSRQELIASSHTVEEIARYVTADSLGYVSLEGLGNAVGDRERTTFCTACFSGKYLTGNFAPGSADEEKPTPRLVSA; encoded by the coding sequence ATGTGTGGAATCTTCGGAATCGTCGGTCACCCAGAGGCTTCCAACCTGGCGTACCTGGGTCTGCATGCCTTGCAGCACCGGGGGCAGGAGTCCGCGGGCATCGTCGCCTCGGATGGAGAGCGTCTGCGCGCGCACCTCGCCATGGGGCACGTGGCGGACATCTTCACCGCGCCGGTGATTGAGTCGCTGCCGGGCGGCGCCGCCATCGGGCACGTGCGCTACTCCACCGCGGGGGGCAGCCGGTTGAAGAACGCCCAGCCCCTGAGCGTGGAGTACGTGGGCGGGCAGATGTCGGTGGCCCATAACGGCAACCTCGTCAACGCCGAGGAGCTGCGCAAGTCGCTCGAGGCCGATGGCGCCATCTTCCAGTCGGACGCGGACACCGAGGTCATCATCCACCTCATCGCCCGCTCCAAGAAGGCCACCTTCGAGGACAAGGTCGTCGAGGCGCTCTCGCGCGTGAAGGGCGCCTACAGCCTGCTCTTCCTCACCGAGAAGAAGCTCGTGGCGGTGAGAGATCCGTTCGGCTTCCGACCGCTGGTGCTCGGCCGGCTCAAGAATAGCTGGGTGCTCGCCAGCGAGACGACGGCGCTGGACTTGATCGAAGCGGAGTTCATCCGCGAGCTCGAGGCCGGGGAGATGGTCGTCATCGACGAGGACGGCCTGCGCACCAGCAACCCCTTCCCGCCCTCGCGCCTGGGCCGGTGCATCTTCGAGCACGTGTACTTCGCCAAGCCCGACTCGGTCCTCTTCGGCACCAGCGTGTACGAGACGCGCAAGGAGCTGGGCCGACAGCTCGCGCGCGAGCAGCCCGTGCCGGGGGCGGACCTGGTCATCGCGGTGCCGGACTCGGGCGTGCCCGCGGCCATCGGCTACTCGCAGGCCAGCGGCATCCCCTACGACGTGGGCCTCATCCGCAGCCACTACGTGGGCCGCACCTTCATCGAGCCCCAGCAGTCCATCCGCCACTTCGGCGTGAAGCTCAAGCTGTCCGCGGTGCGCCAGGTGCTCAAGGGCAAGCGCGTGGTGGTGGTGGATGACTCCATCGTGCGCGGCACCACCAGCCGGAAGATCGTGAAGATGCTCAAGGCGGCGGGTGCCGTGGAGGTGCACCTGCGCATCTCCTCGCCCCCCACCCAGTGGCCCTGCTACTACGGCATCGACACGCCCAGCCGCCAGGAGCTCATCGCCTCCAGCCACACCGTGGAGGAGATCGCCCGCTACGTGACGGCGGACTCGCTCGGCTACGTCTCGCTCGAGGGCCTGGGCAACGCGGTGGGAGACCGCGAGCGCACCACCTTCTGCACCGCCTGCTTCTCCGGCAAGTACCTCACCGGCAACTTCGCTCCGGGCTCCGCCGACGAGGAGAAGCCCACGCCCAGGCTCGTGAGCGCCTGA
- a CDS encoding J domain-containing protein: MPTATAPGVPTAAAPGAPLPTAPAPASPETTGTPASTSDEFPTRGQLSAISAVRLYGLIAAGNHTGQLSLTLADGTLGIHFRKGNPELVESSHPEDALGSWLLQAKLVTPEQLQQAESARERFGGEVLAALFGLGLLQPASAFAQLAQRAQNILLKALRAESGSFSFEARELPAAKAMPLGNKWAVLGDLVRRIPTTDLRRLLQPVLALPVMKSNGRVGPGDLRLTPHEVRVLAFIDGARSTAQLIQDLPQDADHLLRLVFLLRELDGVSFAAVRTAPSAQATPQPAPASAAPQGPATPSMSGIPAAKPATPSMSGIPAAKPATPSMSGIPAAKPAAPSAPAPAAAARPAAAPAPTAKPAAAPAPGAAARPAAAPSAPAPGAAAAKPAAPSAPAPGAAAKPAAPPAPAPTAAKPAAPSAPAPAPAAEPTAKPAAPAPAAPSAPVPGANDIAALQELAQKMKEQNHFERLGLGPDTNGPAVRIAYFKLAKLYHPDTNPPGAPPEMEKLKADIFAYIGEAHRTLADEKSRAAYIEELKSGGKKEAEVDVVAILKSEELFRKAGVYIKGRKFAEAVKLLDEAIQLNAEEAEFYAWRGYARFFTFEDKKAGFNEAYKDIQHCLKKNDKVAAGHYFLGVIAKLCGDMSGALKHFQRTVELQPNHIEAQRELRMAAQKK, from the coding sequence GTGCCGACCGCCACCGCGCCCGGCGTGCCGACCGCCGCCGCTCCTGGGGCGCCCCTGCCCACCGCGCCAGCTCCCGCGTCTCCCGAGACCACGGGCACACCCGCCTCGACATCCGACGAGTTCCCCACACGCGGTCAGCTCTCGGCCATCTCGGCCGTGCGCCTCTATGGCCTCATCGCCGCGGGCAATCACACGGGTCAGCTCTCGCTCACCCTGGCCGATGGCACCCTCGGCATCCACTTCCGCAAGGGCAATCCCGAGCTCGTCGAGTCCTCGCATCCCGAGGACGCCCTGGGCTCCTGGCTCCTCCAGGCGAAGCTCGTCACCCCGGAGCAACTCCAGCAGGCCGAGTCCGCTCGAGAGCGTTTCGGCGGCGAGGTGCTCGCGGCCCTCTTCGGCCTGGGACTGCTCCAGCCCGCCTCCGCCTTCGCCCAGCTCGCCCAGCGCGCGCAGAACATCCTGCTCAAGGCCCTGCGCGCCGAGTCCGGTTCCTTCTCCTTCGAGGCCCGGGAGCTCCCCGCCGCCAAGGCGATGCCGCTGGGCAACAAGTGGGCCGTGCTCGGCGACCTCGTGCGCCGCATTCCCACCACCGACCTGCGGCGCCTGTTGCAGCCCGTGCTCGCCCTGCCCGTGATGAAGTCCAACGGACGCGTGGGCCCCGGAGATCTGCGGCTCACCCCGCATGAGGTGCGCGTGCTCGCCTTCATCGACGGCGCGCGCTCGACGGCCCAGCTCATCCAGGATCTCCCCCAGGACGCCGACCACCTGCTGCGGCTCGTGTTCCTCCTCCGGGAACTCGACGGCGTGTCCTTCGCCGCCGTGCGAACGGCCCCCTCTGCCCAGGCGACGCCCCAGCCAGCTCCGGCTTCCGCCGCCCCCCAGGGCCCCGCCACGCCCTCCATGAGTGGCATCCCGGCCGCCAAACCCGCCACGCCCTCCATGAGTGGCATCCCGGCCGCCAAACCCGCCACGCCCTCCATGAGTGGCATCCCGGCCGCCAAACCCGCCGCTCCCTCGGCCCCGGCGCCCGCTGCCGCCGCCAGGCCCGCTGCCGCCCCGGCTCCCACCGCGAAGCCCGCTGCTGCCCCGGCTCCCGGTGCCGCCGCCAGGCCCGCTGCGGCGCCCTCGGCTCCGGCTCCCGGCGCTGCCGCCGCCAAGCCCGCGGCGCCCTCGGCTCCGGCTCCCGGCGCTGCCGCCAAGCCCGCGGCGCCCCCGGCTCCCGCCCCCACCGCGGCGAAGCCAGCCGCTCCCTCGGCTCCGGCGCCTGCTCCCGCTGCCGAGCCCACGGCCAAACCCGCCGCTCCCGCTCCAGCGGCCCCGTCCGCTCCGGTTCCCGGCGCGAACGACATCGCCGCCCTCCAGGAGCTCGCCCAGAAGATGAAGGAGCAGAACCACTTCGAGCGCCTGGGCCTTGGACCGGACACCAACGGCCCGGCGGTGCGCATCGCCTACTTCAAGCTGGCCAAGCTGTACCACCCGGACACGAATCCTCCCGGCGCGCCTCCCGAGATGGAGAAGCTCAAGGCCGACATCTTCGCCTACATCGGCGAGGCCCATCGCACGCTCGCGGACGAGAAGAGCCGCGCCGCGTACATCGAGGAGCTCAAGTCCGGCGGCAAGAAGGAGGCCGAGGTCGACGTGGTGGCCATCCTCAAGAGCGAGGAGCTGTTCCGCAAGGCCGGCGTCTACATCAAGGGCCGCAAGTTCGCCGAGGCCGTCAAGCTGCTCGACGAGGCCATCCAGCTCAACGCCGAGGAGGCCGAGTTCTACGCCTGGCGCGGCTACGCCCGCTTCTTCACCTTCGAGGACAAGAAGGCGGGCTTCAACGAGGCCTACAAAGACATCCAGCACTGTCTGAAGAAGAACGACAAGGTCGCCGCCGGGCACTATTTCCTGGGCGTCATCGCCAAGCTATGCGGGGACATGAGCGGTGCGCTCAAGCACTTCCAGAGGACCGTGGAGCTGCAACCCAACCACATCGAGGCCCAGCGCGAGCTGCGCATGGCCGCGCAAAAGAAGTAG